A genomic segment from Methanoplanus limicola DSM 2279 encodes:
- a CDS encoding IS5 family transposase, with product MSSFANFALKNEYKQKISKEDKLAKVNNKIDWEKFRPIIAPLYMNKIGLGGRPNYDEVLMIKMLVLQQWYSLSDPELERQTYDRLSFRNFLNYPDKIPDRSTIWFFRERLVKGQIIDKIWDELLRQMNNKGLTITRGVMQDASFITADPGHAKKDKPRGDEAQTRRSKDGEWSKKGNKSYFGYKLHTLTDKENQLIYRFTTTIANVHDSKIDLSKEGETVYRDKGYFGVKPNASMDKTMKRATRNHPLKEKDKRRNRAISRTRSMVELPYAFIKRIFHGGHVLQTTVERVHAKNMFSCFVYNLFRLDGLSR from the coding sequence ATGAGTTCCTTTGCCAATTTTGCTTTGAAGAATGAGTATAAACAGAAAATTTCAAAAGAAGACAAATTGGCCAAAGTAAATAATAAAATTGACTGGGAAAAATTTAGGCCCATTATTGCCCCATTATATATGAACAAGATAGGGCTTGGTGGAAGGCCCAATTATGATGAAGTTCTGATGATCAAAATGCTTGTCCTTCAACAATGGTATAGCCTCAGCGATCCTGAATTAGAAAGGCAAACTTATGACAGACTTTCATTCAGAAACTTTTTGAATTATCCAGACAAAATTCCAGATCGCTCAACAATTTGGTTCTTTAGAGAAAGACTGGTAAAAGGCCAGATTATAGATAAAATATGGGATGAATTGCTAAGACAAATGAATAACAAAGGGCTTACTATCACTCGTGGGGTTATGCAGGATGCATCATTCATCACAGCAGACCCTGGTCATGCAAAGAAGGATAAACCAAGGGGTGATGAAGCACAAACACGAAGATCAAAAGATGGGGAATGGTCTAAAAAAGGCAATAAGTCATATTTTGGTTACAAATTGCACACATTAACGGATAAAGAAAATCAGCTTATCTATCGATTTACAACAACTATAGCCAATGTTCACGATAGCAAAATAGATCTCTCAAAAGAAGGGGAGACAGTATATCGTGATAAAGGATACTTTGGAGTTAAACCAAATGCTTCAATGGATAAAACGATGAAGAGAGCAACAAGAAATCATCCATTGAAAGAAAAAGATAAGCGTAGAAATAGAGCAATTTCCCGAACAAGATCAATGGTGGAATTACCTTATGCTTTCATAAAGCGTATATTCCATGGAGGACATGTTTTACAAACTACAGTTGAAAGAGTGCACGCAAAAAATATGTTTTCTTGTTTTGTATATAATTTATTTCGACTTGATGGCTTATCGCGATAG
- a CDS encoding DEAD/DEAH box helicase, with translation MTDDKINILFQISKISRNKWAKKEDEIVTKNGIIENISNEDLNSHISELEKNGCILVNGEEITNEIPFSKIIEEILIKNSNKDFESENFNKKLSKIFDGNTETVVELLEDLGLIKLSDKKVILDSSLYKGKEKKEKRKRDELLDNLLTFIEKEDAHQIRYGIYETEIRGNALFCESIIENDPLFIKTEYGLRSLMNDGFLLPLNREGNVLDWEFRSRIAEIIRLLSKLRQRFWGQKSQDSKKLTQGVKLEVIDRKTPTRNIDLEQPVYDMLSEFKSYPSGVEQNLRTITDNFIEALKKNKYDQIADFQYRSFTHIFQKLIEQDSGYKGMILTAGTGMGKTLAYIVPILYYILLNQDKKGTKLINVYPRTKLAENQIETFIKILYHINKNNDKKITIGIDYSGTPYGWTDFGKAPESGKKTLYENNINRLWKYENTSEGGKYICPYAKCPKCDKNLFVKIRNIGQNSPLTCECGVEIDYVKYSKEDFANEPPDIYIVTTESLNSRLINTKYQNLFGTKNYCAPKLIMVDEVHLHTSLNGTQVAYLIQRLLKRISHAHETSGSPLVLGLSATIGNPIKFFSEFTGIPEHNIVHEEPKDNEMKKSGVEHLVFVKPESGEDTDVLSNLLQTCMCVLHNFSYSSGNKYKALGFVDSLDLVQRWKSTLCDADNIKKLYLLRNPPSIEGHKDIKDYFGIKPERCSDCAKQVNRNCIFYQQGECWWFMRYGNPTKKDSRYIDNLKIKSKTGKSGYVPDNYDLLITTSAMEVGYDDPNIMCVFQYQSPMNIASFTQRKGRAGRGPENRPLTVTVLSPYRTKDIFYYQNHHNLVEPLFEKPPINTDNKSIKKIHGFYGTLDIIAYKCNNEAQELANETFPSQTKKDDADKLEINDNITKYICELLNTDKNDEIIGSIKNLISNYKRKAKNDSPDYGITPIKALPNDLPNNLFSSINLPSVDIKYAGDNSELDKNIEINLGLSETSPGNVTYRWFGKKDDISAYWIPGRDNPGEDYTNANINLKKMDTRYNWLYDDPIITEIKVTNNIPKSLRKLLPNLDDNSILEIIRPKSIRVVSFIRRNEYDKNRNGGGDKDGKEDKKDEKYSKWIYSHDDSKLYKDIKEYKEDHPDENTTYGNLNTKTKGYPITFYDVTLKKGNKNPNNLVEYNKTSSNYPHFKRASELGIFKDIFSEVNFANSDTGEYINAQKIILGSTVTFSTGKGKNEEIFGYTKGSKDCALGYCMETEGVDLWFDLSNLGDELNIHNIKKRDRSFYNDLKIKIFKFEVFNEFKLANSINTFSINAFLNVYLFIYGHEENLEKLNNYIYHECNDSQISEEFREVLEENFNYNSLTEDNLFSLLNDQKFMSTVINFHKTVLSGENEELINKRLEDIYVHSMKHALKSAFVILGGFDSERDLCGWTYLNYDYNDLERDNNDLKHTYIFEHGMHGTGAFRNIYDNFSQNPHFVWNFLESQIGECPTAEEEHFLRDILQLENDDLKELSEKYQEIIKSTDSKTKDINDLISWFRQKYHFELKEENIRALSRLFSKPIEIGEEEIENHQMFRELNISLINDLKKEYGCEPTVEEIKGRCYRIVTGGDENELQNWNKFYKLLSKNLDSDYEEIKQITKEVIDNTVCLKEFLDKLTPENKKHLLKISEEERNGKIRKILKLENSEENDEIVDKIISVLFPYDHGKNTYEIEDKLSKKNKEQVLNKSSDSSEANRDKNEILKNKKIIGYLNSELTTFEHYCNIHNGENLFPEINNILIKKAFLEEVEKRLLTTCKDGCPSCLHTLCDIDGDPRRNNILLSRRLLRMVIKDSKKQNTITIEDRNIDDEYFEKIKSRLIAKLEENYLAYVVYPFNRSEDVSQLIHQLMIERIEIEEETYGIMINSGGYHKISVHEKDVYYELGFHCRRMSL, from the coding sequence ATGACAGATGATAAAATAAATATATTATTTCAAATTTCTAAAATTTCAAGAAATAAATGGGCTAAAAAAGAAGATGAGATCGTCACGAAAAATGGGATAATAGAGAATATATCCAACGAGGATTTAAATAGTCATATTTCCGAACTTGAAAAAAATGGTTGTATCTTAGTTAACGGTGAAGAAATAACAAATGAGATTCCTTTTTCTAAGATTATTGAAGAGATATTAATCAAAAATTCCAATAAAGATTTTGAATCAGAAAATTTTAATAAGAAACTATCCAAAATTTTCGATGGTAATACAGAAACAGTTGTTGAATTATTGGAAGATTTGGGCCTCATAAAACTATCGGATAAGAAAGTAATTCTGGATTCATCGTTATATAAGGGTAAAGAAAAAAAAGAAAAGAGAAAGAGAGATGAATTATTAGATAATCTTTTAACATTTATTGAAAAAGAGGATGCTCACCAGATTCGCTATGGAATTTATGAAACCGAAATTAGAGGAAATGCTCTGTTCTGTGAATCAATTATTGAAAATGACCCGTTATTTATTAAAACAGAATATGGTTTAAGAAGTTTAATGAATGATGGCTTTCTTTTACCATTAAATAGAGAAGGAAACGTATTGGACTGGGAATTCAGAAGCCGTATCGCTGAAATCATAAGGTTGCTTAGTAAACTTCGGCAGAGATTTTGGGGTCAAAAAAGTCAAGATTCCAAAAAACTAACTCAAGGGGTTAAACTCGAAGTGATCGACAGAAAAACACCTACGAGAAATATAGACCTTGAACAACCAGTTTATGATATGCTATCTGAGTTTAAATCTTATCCATCAGGTGTAGAGCAAAACCTCAGGACAATTACTGATAATTTCATTGAAGCATTAAAAAAGAACAAATATGATCAAATTGCAGATTTTCAGTACAGAAGTTTTACCCACATATTTCAAAAATTAATAGAACAAGATTCCGGTTATAAAGGAATGATTTTAACAGCCGGAACCGGTATGGGAAAAACTCTCGCATATATAGTTCCAATTCTTTATTACATCCTCCTTAATCAGGATAAAAAAGGAACAAAATTGATCAATGTATACCCCAGAACTAAACTTGCAGAAAATCAGATTGAAACATTTATAAAAATATTATATCACATAAACAAAAACAATGACAAAAAAATAACTATTGGAATTGATTATTCCGGAACGCCATATGGATGGACAGATTTTGGAAAAGCTCCAGAATCTGGTAAAAAAACACTCTATGAGAATAATATAAACAGATTATGGAAATATGAAAATACATCAGAAGGAGGAAAATATATATGTCCCTATGCAAAATGTCCTAAATGTGATAAAAACCTCTTTGTTAAGATAAGGAATATTGGACAAAATTCTCCATTAACCTGTGAATGTGGAGTTGAAATAGATTATGTTAAATATAGTAAAGAAGATTTTGCGAATGAACCACCAGATATTTACATCGTTACCACAGAAAGTCTTAACTCACGTCTGATAAATACAAAATACCAAAATCTTTTTGGAACAAAAAACTACTGTGCTCCAAAACTGATCATGGTTGATGAAGTTCATCTTCATACATCATTGAACGGTACCCAGGTGGCATATCTTATACAGCGCCTGCTCAAAAGAATATCTCATGCACATGAGACCTCCGGTTCACCATTAGTTCTTGGACTAAGTGCGACTATTGGAAATCCAATTAAATTTTTCAGTGAATTTACCGGAATACCAGAACATAATATAGTACATGAAGAACCCAAAGACAATGAAATGAAGAAGAGTGGAGTTGAACATTTAGTATTTGTCAAACCTGAAAGTGGTGAAGATACTGATGTTCTGTCAAACCTTCTACAGACCTGCATGTGTGTTCTTCATAACTTCTCTTATTCTTCAGGAAATAAATATAAGGCTCTTGGATTTGTAGATTCACTTGATTTAGTACAGAGATGGAAATCTACGCTCTGCGATGCCGATAATATCAAAAAGCTATATTTATTAAGAAATCCTCCTTCAATTGAGGGTCATAAAGATATTAAGGATTATTTTGGAATTAAACCGGAAAGATGTAGTGATTGTGCAAAACAGGTAAACCGCAACTGTATCTTTTACCAACAGGGAGAATGCTGGTGGTTTATGCGGTATGGCAATCCAACAAAGAAAGATAGTCGATATATAGACAATCTCAAAATTAAATCCAAAACAGGGAAAAGTGGATATGTACCCGACAATTATGACCTACTAATAACAACATCAGCTATGGAAGTGGGTTATGATGATCCCAACATTATGTGTGTTTTCCAGTATCAATCTCCTATGAATATTGCAAGTTTTACACAGAGAAAGGGACGGGCCGGACGTGGTCCAGAAAACAGACCCCTCACTGTCACCGTATTAAGTCCATATAGAACTAAAGACATATTCTATTACCAAAACCACCATAACCTTGTTGAACCTCTATTCGAAAAACCACCGATAAATACAGATAATAAAAGCATTAAAAAAATTCATGGATTTTATGGAACTCTTGATATTATAGCCTATAAATGTAATAATGAAGCCCAGGAACTCGCTAACGAAACTTTCCCATCTCAGACAAAAAAAGACGATGCTGACAAATTAGAGATAAATGACAATATTACAAAATATATATGCGAACTTCTTAATACTGATAAAAATGATGAAATAATTGGAAGCATTAAAAATCTCATTTCAAACTACAAAAGAAAAGCAAAAAATGATAGCCCGGACTATGGTATTACTCCTATAAAAGCCCTCCCTAATGATCTTCCAAATAATCTCTTTTCAAGTATAAATCTCCCCTCCGTTGATATTAAATATGCGGGAGATAATAGTGAACTTGATAAAAATATAGAAATAAATCTGGGACTTTCAGAAACCTCACCAGGCAATGTAACATATAGATGGTTTGGAAAAAAAGATGATATTTCAGCTTATTGGATCCCTGGAAGAGACAACCCCGGGGAGGATTATACAAATGCCAATATTAATCTTAAAAAGATGGATACGCGATATAATTGGTTATATGATGATCCAATCATAACAGAAATAAAAGTAACAAATAATATTCCCAAATCATTAAGAAAATTATTACCAAATCTAGATGATAATTCAATTTTAGAGATTATTCGCCCAAAGAGCATCAGAGTAGTATCATTTATTAGAAGAAATGAATATGATAAAAATAGAAATGGTGGGGGAGATAAGGATGGTAAGGAAGATAAAAAAGATGAGAAGTATTCGAAATGGATTTACTCTCACGATGATTCAAAATTATATAAGGATATTAAAGAGTACAAAGAAGACCATCCTGATGAAAACACAACTTACGGTAATCTAAATACTAAAACAAAAGGTTATCCAATAACATTTTATGATGTAACATTAAAAAAAGGAAACAAAAATCCAAATAATCTCGTAGAATATAATAAAACTTCATCAAATTACCCCCACTTTAAGAGAGCCTCTGAACTTGGAATATTTAAAGATATATTCTCTGAAGTTAACTTTGCCAATAGCGATACCGGAGAATATATTAATGCCCAAAAGATTATTCTGGGTTCAACGGTTACATTTTCAACAGGAAAAGGTAAAAATGAAGAGATTTTTGGATATACCAAAGGAAGTAAAGATTGTGCACTTGGATATTGTATGGAAACCGAAGGGGTTGATCTTTGGTTTGATCTATCAAATTTGGGTGATGAACTAAATATACATAATATAAAAAAGAGGGACAGATCATTTTACAATGATCTTAAAATTAAAATCTTCAAATTTGAAGTATTCAACGAGTTTAAACTGGCAAATTCAATTAATACATTTTCAATAAATGCCTTCTTAAATGTCTATCTATTTATATATGGCCATGAAGAAAATTTAGAAAAGCTCAACAATTATATTTATCATGAATGCAATGATTCTCAAATTTCTGAAGAATTCAGAGAGGTTCTTGAAGAAAATTTCAATTACAATTCACTTACAGAAGATAATCTCTTTTCACTCTTAAATGACCAAAAGTTTATGAGCACAGTAATTAATTTCCATAAAACTGTTCTTTCTGGGGAAAACGAAGAATTGATAAACAAAAGGCTTGAAGATATTTATGTCCACTCTATGAAACATGCTCTAAAATCAGCTTTCGTTATTCTTGGAGGTTTTGATTCAGAAAGGGACCTTTGTGGCTGGACATACCTAAACTATGATTATAATGATTTAGAGCGTGACAATAATGATTTAAAGCACACATACATATTTGAACATGGGATGCATGGAACAGGGGCATTCAGAAATATTTACGATAATTTTAGTCAAAATCCTCATTTTGTATGGAATTTTCTGGAATCTCAAATAGGTGAGTGTCCAACTGCCGAGGAGGAGCATTTTCTTAGAGATATTCTTCAATTAGAAAATGACGACCTTAAAGAATTATCAGAAAAATATCAGGAAATCATTAAATCTACAGATTCTAAGACCAAAGATATAAATGATTTAATCTCGTGGTTTAGGCAGAAATACCATTTTGAACTTAAAGAAGAGAATATCAGAGCACTTAGTCGCCTTTTTTCCAAACCAATTGAAATTGGTGAAGAAGAAATTGAAAACCATCAAATGTTCCGTGAGTTAAATATTAGCCTTATCAACGACCTGAAAAAAGAATACGGTTGTGAGCCTACAGTTGAAGAAATTAAGGGCAGATGCTATCGTATTGTCACTGGAGGAGATGAAAATGAACTTCAGAACTGGAATAAATTTTATAAACTTCTTTCTAAAAATTTAGACTCGGATTATGAAGAAATTAAACAAATTACTAAAGAAGTTATTGATAATACAGTTTGTCTTAAGGAATTTCTTGATAAATTAACTCCTGAAAATAAGAAGCATCTACTTAAAATTTCAGAAGAAGAAAGGAACGGGAAAATACGTAAAATATTAAAATTAGAAAATTCAGAGGAGAATGATGAAATAGTTGATAAAATAATATCAGTCCTGTTTCCATATGATCACGGTAAAAATACATATGAAATTGAAGATAAACTCAGTAAAAAGAATAAGGAACAGGTATTAAATAAGTCATCAGATAGTTCTGAAGCAAACAGAGATAAAAACGAGATACTTAAAAATAAAAAAATCATAGGATATTTAAATTCGGAATTAACCACGTTTGAACATTATTGTAATATTCACAATGGAGAAAATCTTTTCCCAGAAATCAATAATATTTTAATAAAAAAAGCCTTTCTTGAAGAGGTTGAAAAGAGATTGTTAACCACATGTAAAGATGGTTGCCCATCCTGCTTACACACGCTTTGTGATATTGACGGAGACCCACGAAGGAATAACATTTTATTGAGCCGTAGACTTCTTAGGATGGTAATAAAAGACTCAAAGAAACAAAATACAATAACGATTGAAGATAGGAATATCGATGATGAATATTTTGAAAAAATTAAAAGTAGGCTTATTGCAAAATTAGAAGAAAATTACCTTGCATATGTAGTATATCCATTTAATAGATCAGAAGATGTTTCTCAATTAATTCACCAACTAATGATAGAACGAATCGAAATTGAAGAAGAAACTTATGGAATTATGATTAATTCAGGTGGCTATCATAAAATATCAGTACATGAAAAGGATGTTTATTACGAATTAGGTTTTCATTGCAGGAGAATGTCGCTATGA
- the istB gene encoding IS21-like element helper ATPase IstB, which translates to MTTLLLEQVHQQLILLKLMTMDALLEPTLERAMKENLSSLETIGYLLEQEWKEKVSSTIRTRTKNAGFPLIKRINDFDFTFQPSIDKTVIRDLATLRFVDIGENVVFLGPPGVGKTHLAIGLGVTAIEQGIPVIFLNASVLIERLKEAHHIGQLDRYLKKLTRPGVLIIDEIGYLPFDADAAYCFFQLISRRYERGSTIFTSNKTLAEWGEIFQDHVIATALLDRILHHCTVVNIRGESYRMKDRKSHKLWIDQSKIKGEGFPHV; encoded by the coding sequence ATGACTACACTTCTTCTTGAACAGGTTCATCAACAGCTAATCCTATTGAAACTAATGACGATGGATGCACTTCTTGAACCAACTCTTGAACGTGCCATGAAGGAGAATCTGAGTTCCCTTGAAACCATTGGATATTTACTTGAGCAGGAGTGGAAGGAAAAGGTATCATCAACAATAAGAACACGTACCAAGAATGCAGGTTTTCCGCTCATCAAAAGAATAAATGATTTTGACTTTACATTTCAGCCCTCTATTGACAAGACAGTAATACGGGATCTTGCTACGCTAAGATTTGTTGATATTGGTGAGAATGTTGTCTTCCTTGGTCCCCCCGGTGTTGGGAAAACTCATCTTGCTATTGGCCTTGGGGTAACTGCAATAGAACAGGGAATCCCAGTGATCTTTCTGAATGCTTCAGTACTGATTGAACGTCTAAAAGAAGCTCACCATATTGGTCAGTTGGATCGCTATCTGAAAAAACTAACACGACCAGGTGTTCTGATCATTGATGAAATTGGATATCTTCCATTTGATGCGGATGCAGCTTACTGTTTCTTCCAATTGATTTCAAGAAGATATGAAAGAGGATCAACAATATTCACCTCAAACAAAACGCTTGCTGAATGGGGTGAGATATTTCAGGATCATGTAATAGCTACTGCACTTCTTGATCGTATTCTTCACCATTGCACGGTTGTGAATATTCGAGGTGAAAGTTACCGTATGAAAGACAGAAAGAGTCATAAATTATGGATTGATCAGTCAAAAATCAAAGGAGAAGGGTTTCCACATGTTTGA
- a CDS encoding phospholipase D-like domain-containing protein: MSNSSESKKEPSSQFILNYPEEESISEHLLDFFCAELIYARMKDKDPNSLWLISPWITESKFSFSSRGCFADLFPGYSRGTIYFSEILNKFLEYGTEINFVCYPPHKLVDIKQIYKYHDSLCKINSICKSNKENKTETEDDKQNLIEEIINNSRKELSSAREKAKGKSYVISFIRKIEQNAPPEAKINIYYNERLHAKIILGKNAALFGSANLTHSGFNWNDELLSYETNPVILDRMLKVAGKLSNSEYKDNKKNNNDNSSEEKNNGNIWKLASDKYSAKEKFEQIIGHAKLEKIISSEQLPSEIQDILKDCGISGLDRNTYQTFEDENKEDIITDKKDKSESDIKEKDEVPKVRSKESKGPSPVNSNESHQSEGKEENKSTNYEIGEYNGHPLLSFPEIKMNFGKAKWEKILEAYDAGVLNNYIEISEQYSKDKIEKELDSDDKAKWYVYYNNTGPALCIYTYNTYNTYKKEKKFSFMYKKAKFILENIDTIRKFCKKSS; this comes from the coding sequence ATGAGTAACAGTTCAGAGAGTAAAAAAGAGCCATCATCTCAATTTATACTTAATTATCCAGAAGAAGAATCTATCTCAGAACATCTTCTCGATTTTTTTTGTGCGGAACTTATATATGCAAGGATGAAGGATAAAGATCCTAACAGTCTCTGGTTAATCAGCCCCTGGATTACAGAAAGTAAATTTTCATTTTCTTCACGTGGATGTTTTGCAGATCTTTTCCCGGGATACTCACGGGGTACCATTTATTTTAGTGAAATCCTGAATAAATTTTTGGAATACGGAACTGAGATCAATTTTGTCTGTTACCCACCTCACAAACTCGTAGATATAAAACAAATTTATAAATATCATGATTCTTTATGTAAAATCAACTCAATTTGTAAATCCAATAAAGAAAACAAAACAGAAACTGAAGACGATAAACAAAACCTGATTGAAGAGATAATTAATAATTCCAGGAAAGAATTATCATCTGCACGGGAAAAAGCAAAGGGTAAGTCCTATGTTATTTCCTTTATCAGAAAAATTGAACAGAATGCACCTCCTGAAGCAAAAATAAATATATATTATAATGAGCGTCTCCATGCAAAAATAATTCTTGGTAAAAATGCCGCTCTTTTTGGTTCTGCTAATCTGACACACAGTGGTTTTAACTGGAATGATGAACTTTTGTCCTATGAGACAAACCCGGTAATTTTGGATAGGATGTTAAAGGTTGCCGGCAAACTTTCGAATTCCGAATATAAAGATAATAAAAAGAATAATAACGATAATAGTTCTGAAGAAAAAAATAATGGCAATATCTGGAAATTAGCATCTGATAAATATTCTGCAAAGGAAAAATTTGAACAGATAATAGGTCATGCTAAACTTGAAAAAATAATTTCTTCTGAACAACTCCCATCTGAAATACAGGACATTCTCAAGGATTGTGGAATTTCCGGACTTGACAGAAACACTTATCAAACCTTTGAAGATGAAAATAAAGAGGATATAATTACTGATAAAAAAGATAAATCTGAATCTGATATTAAAGAAAAAGATGAAGTACCAAAAGTTCGTTCTAAAGAATCTAAGGGACCCTCACCAGTTAACTCAAATGAATCCCACCAATCAGAAGGAAAAGAAGAAAATAAATCAACAAATTATGAGATTGGGGAATATAACGGGCATCCTTTACTAAGTTTCCCGGAAATAAAAATGAATTTTGGAAAAGCTAAATGGGAGAAGATTCTTGAGGCCTATGATGCCGGGGTACTAAATAACTATATAGAAATCAGTGAACAATACTCAAAGGATAAAATCGAAAAAGAACTTGATTCCGATGATAAAGCCAAATGGTATGTATATTATAATAATACTGGACCGGCCTTATGCATATATACCTATAATACCTATAATACCTATAAGAAGGAAAAAAAATTCAGCTTCATGTATAAAAAAGCCAAATTTATCTTAGAGAATATCGATACTATTCGGAAATTTTGTAAAAAATCATCGTAA
- the istA gene encoding IS21 family transposase, with the protein MVDKEDYFMLKDLAREQELTIGKVNISEISRMTGFDRKTVRHYLSSDVPPESRRRRNRPSKLDKYKPYIRNRLEQYPSLTRTRIYEEIKEQGYDGGLTILGDYISKVRPEIPKLPEIRYETPPGEMGQCDWFEYNYACTDGTKKKVYGFIMVLGYSRMRYVRFFHSQSLQALIEGHLGAFEYFNGVPKVLLYDNLRSVVLKRKVPSTSSEFHPEFINFRDHFGFTSRLCRIYRAKTKGKVERGVLYVKQNFLYGREFSSIDDLNLQVMGWLNTANAKVHGTTYEIPFERLPKENFRPYSSYPQFVFRKKYQRKVMRDCYISMYNNQYSVPWKYAGRIVDVIVQDNTISVFADDTEICTHILLEGKNQRSKKKEHFEGLLKKVLNEPCKSPKRKQDDTEEKEQYLVEKRSTADYDALFKGDAS; encoded by the coding sequence ATGGTAGACAAGGAGGATTATTTTATGCTAAAAGACCTCGCTCGTGAACAAGAATTGACAATTGGAAAAGTAAACATCAGTGAAATATCTCGTATGACAGGTTTTGACCGAAAGACTGTCAGGCACTATCTATCTTCTGATGTGCCACCTGAGAGTAGAAGAAGACGTAACAGGCCAAGCAAGCTTGACAAATATAAGCCGTACATAAGAAACAGGCTGGAGCAGTATCCCTCTCTAACACGCACCAGAATTTATGAAGAGATAAAAGAACAGGGTTACGATGGAGGACTCACAATTCTTGGTGATTATATCTCCAAAGTTCGCCCTGAAATTCCCAAACTTCCTGAGATCAGATATGAAACACCTCCTGGAGAAATGGGTCAGTGTGATTGGTTTGAATACAATTATGCATGCACAGACGGGACCAAAAAGAAGGTCTATGGTTTCATTATGGTTCTTGGTTATTCCAGGATGAGATATGTCCGATTCTTTCATTCACAGAGCCTTCAGGCTCTTATTGAGGGTCATCTTGGGGCTTTTGAATATTTCAATGGTGTACCAAAAGTCCTCCTGTATGACAATCTGAGAAGTGTTGTTCTGAAGCGGAAAGTACCTTCAACCTCTTCAGAATTTCATCCTGAGTTCATTAATTTCAGAGACCATTTTGGTTTCACATCCCGCCTCTGCAGAATATACAGGGCAAAAACAAAGGGTAAAGTTGAACGCGGTGTGCTCTATGTAAAGCAAAATTTTCTCTATGGCAGGGAATTCAGTTCTATTGATGACCTGAATCTTCAGGTAATGGGATGGCTGAATACTGCTAATGCAAAGGTTCATGGGACAACTTATGAAATTCCATTTGAGAGGCTTCCAAAAGAAAATTTCCGACCTTATTCGTCATATCCTCAATTCGTATTCAGGAAGAAATACCAGCGAAAGGTTATGAGAGACTGTTACATCTCTATGTATAATAATCAATATTCAGTCCCCTGGAAATATGCCGGAAGAATTGTGGACGTTATTGTTCAGGATAACACAATCTCAGTCTTCGCTGATGATACTGAGATATGTACACATATCCTTCTTGAAGGAAAGAATCAGCGAAGTAAGAAGAAAGAGCATTTTGAAGGACTCCTCAAAAAAGTTCTCAATGAGCCATGCAAAAGTCCGAAAAGAAAGCAGGATGATACAGAAGAAAAAGAACAATATCTCGTAGAAAAACGCAGCACCGCAGATTATGATGCACTTTTTAAAGGTGATGCCTCATGA